ATCAATAACAGGAAACGCTTGCTGCGGGTATTCTTGAAGTAGTAACCTGCCAGTTTTTGCTCCGCATTCACAGACTTCTTAAAACCACCGGGAGGAGGTCTTAGCCCCAGCTCGGAAACGGGCTCCCACAGGTAGAGACGTTCTTTGGTAAATGCACGGCCACCGGCTGTCTTCAGGGCCTCTTCTGTCTGATACCCCAATTCTTCGATGGTAATAGCATTGGTAGAGACTCTTGCCTTCAGGTCATTGAGGATAGCGGTATTAGATTTTACCAGACTATCGGCTCTTTTGAACTTGGTCCGTAAGGTTTGTAGTTGTGGCGTAAAGGTGGCTCTGAGTACAGTGTCCTTGAACAAACCACGCATCAGGGTATCCTTGCGGAGGTCCCGGATTTCCTTTTTGACCTCATCCAGTTTCTGGTCATAACCATTTAGTGTCTTTCCGAATTCTCCCATGGTATTGTTCAGTTCTTCCAATAAAGACTGGTACATCTGGAGGTTTCGGATATTGAGACTCCTGTCATTGCCGGAAAAACGGTCTTTCAGTATTTCCAGCACAGAATCCGCATCTTTCAGCTGGGACTGGATGTCCGGGAGATGGGTAAAAGAACTCGTAACCAGTGGTACTTTGTTCATGGTCTGAAAAACTTTTTCAAACCCGGCCAGGTAATCACTTCTTGTTGGTTGGTTATTGTCGCCGAATAAGGTCGTGTCGGCGCCACGTGATGGTGCTTTTTGTGCCAATGCGATACTACCGGTGTACACCAGCAGTAACAGCAGAAGGATAGGCTTTTTCATGTGTACTGTTGAATAGTACGGAAATATAGGTGGAATTTTTGGTACAAAAAAAAGGGGGCTTATTGCCCCCCTTCCTGATATAGTGTGTTGAATAATAATTTAAACGTGCCGTGCGACTGTCCCCTGAAGGTGACTTCCGGTCCATAGGCATAAAACATTCCTTTACCAACTGGTGCGCAAAACGCTGCTACACCGCCTTTTAGGTAAGCTTGTCCCCAGGCCCATCCACTATGAAGTGGCGTTTCCGAAGTAAACCAGGCTATGGGTTTTACATCTTTTGCACCTGCATCAATTTTAAAAACAGGGCTGTTATCAAAATTGATGTCACCAGTTGCAGGCATACCATATGCCGCCATTAGTGTACTATCAAATTGAGCCTTTAATATACTACCCGGTATAAAGTACTTCGTACCCGGCAATGGCTTTCCATTTTCTACCAGTGCATTTTTCACAGGTAAGCCTAAATGATAAGCGAGGTTCGTACTGGTACCAATGGTAACAATATTACCCCCTGCTTCCAGGAAGGCCTTTAACTGAGGGATGGATGTGTCTTTGGTGATCTTACCAAGCATGCCACGATATTGCTCAGGAATTTCATTTGGTGAAGGCGCTTTTTGTGCAAAACCATAACGGTTTGATTCTTCTCCTGAAACAGGTGGGATGGCTCTTGTTACAAATACTATGACATCATAGTCTTTTTTCAGGTTGCCTTTGTCTATGTCTTTTGCATAGATCACTTTGAATGGGAAGTGGTATTGTTCTAATAACCATCTTACCCAACCAGAAGGAATAGAACCACCGTAACTATCCCACAATGCAATACGTGCAGGTTTTACTGATTCCAGATCAGCAGGCTTTTTGCTTAAGGGCTTTATATTGATGGATGCACTACCTAATATATCTACTGCTGCTTTCTTATTGCTTACATAGAAATCGCCCGTCTTTGTTCTATACACTTCTACCCCTACGTTCAGCAATTTGTTAACGATTGTAAATACATCATTCTGTTTTCCACTTAGTAAATAACCCGCTTTGCCTACTGGCAATGTTCCTGCTTTCACCTCCTGCAATTCACCATATGGCAACTGTGCAAAAGGACCACTAAAATCATTCAGTATCCTGTCAAACTGCACACCCATCTGGTAAGCCAACGTCCACCCTGCAGCATCATAAGGATGAATAGGAGGACCTCCCGGATACTGAAAATCATTTGGATGATCCTGTGGTTCAAACATATCCAGTACATGCGGGCGAAACGCCTGATTTGTACGAACAATATAGGACCCACCAGGATATTGTTTTCCTTCTATCGTAAAGGCTGTAGTTGCTTTCTGTACACTGATTCCGGTTTTAATCAGTGCATTAATAAACTTTACAGCAGTCGGAAAATCTGCCTGATCCGCTGAAATGATATACCCTCTTGGATCACGTGTAGCAGGATTCTTATATACCGCATCGTAGTAAGACATCGGAATGTTATTCCCACGCTTCATCCAGCCATAAGGATCACTACCATCATCTCTAGTGGTATCATTCTTATCTTTTTTATAAGCAGCCGTAATAGCATTCGCACCTTTAGGAGATAAAGTCCAGTTATCCCTGTTACCACGATCTATTGCATTCTTACCCATCTTATAAATGTTGTACAACACTTCATCACGCTGTCTGGCAGCATAATCCAGCACAGAATAATTCAACGATACGGAATAATCGATTGACTGACGGAAGTGCCATACATCCTGTGGCAATACCGGATTCGGTGTAGCACCATTCGGAATTAAACGCTTTGGTACCACAGGTACTTTTTCTGGTGTTGGGTTCCCAATGATCTCAGTAAGCAACCCGATCATATTGTGAAACTGTGTGGTAGTACGTAATCCACCATTATACCAGGTG
This Chitinophaga sancti DNA region includes the following protein-coding sequences:
- a CDS encoding M14 metallopeptidase family protein; translated protein: MKQLLSVIILFCATTLYGQTVPSPKEHFGFNMGDDYKLANYTQTAGYFQKLASSPRVKLVDIGLTEEGRHQYMLVISSPENIQQLEKYKKISQQLARAEGISEIQARAMAAAGKAVVWIDGGLHATEVVGSHQLIETAYQLISRNDDETKRILDNVIVLMTHANPDGQELVANWYMRNTDTLKRTTDQVPVLYQKYIGHDNNRDFYMMNMSESVNMGKQLFLEWMPQIMYNHHQRGPEGSVLAGPPYRDPFNYVFDPLMITGIDALGAAMYNRLNVEDKPGYTRLNGSSFSTWYNGGLRTTTQFHNMIGLLTEIIGNPTPEKVPVVPKRLIPNGATPNPVLPQDVWHFRQSIDYSVSLNYSVLDYAARQRDEVLYNIYKMGKNAIDRGNRDNWTLSPKGANAITAAYKKDKNDTTRDDGSDPYGWMKRGNNIPMSYYDAVYKNPATRDPRGYIISADQADFPTAVKFINALIKTGISVQKATTAFTIEGKQYPGGSYIVRTNQAFRPHVLDMFEPQDHPNDFQYPGGPPIHPYDAAGWTLAYQMGVQFDRILNDFSGPFAQLPYGELQEVKAGTLPVGKAGYLLSGKQNDVFTIVNKLLNVGVEVYRTKTGDFYVSNKKAAVDILGSASINIKPLSKKPADLESVKPARIALWDSYGGSIPSGWVRWLLEQYHFPFKVIYAKDIDKGNLKKDYDVIVFVTRAIPPVSGEESNRYGFAQKAPSPNEIPEQYRGMLGKITKDTSIPQLKAFLEAGGNIVTIGTSTNLAYHLGLPVKNALVENGKPLPGTKYFIPGSILKAQFDSTLMAAYGMPATGDINFDNSPVFKIDAGAKDVKPIAWFTSETPLHSGWAWGQAYLKGGVAAFCAPVGKGMFYAYGPEVTFRGQSHGTFKLLFNTLYQEGGQ